The genomic window TACCGGTTCTTCCCGGCCCCCCGGGCGATGGCGGAGCAGCCACCGTCATCAGCAGGTGGCCGTCGGGGCGCTCGGTCACCTGTACGCCCCGCGCGGCCCGGTCCGTCTCGAACCCGGCCCGGCGCGCCGATGCGCCCTTCGTCCGCAGCCACCGGGTGATCCGCGGCGTGAGCGGCCACCGGTGGACCTTGTTGTCCGCCTCGGCCGCCGCCACCACCGCCTCTGGGCTGAACGTCGCCGCGCGTCGCCTCACGACTGCTCACGCTGCCTGACGTGGGCGTCCACCCAGCCGTTGACCTCGTCCCACTCGGCGTCCAACCACGAGGCGACCTCGTCCGGGTCGGTCGGCACGTCCTCGCTGCGGTAGGTGATGCCGCGGAAGAGCAACCGGTTGCGGAAGGGTACGGCCCGGATGACCGGACCCGGTCCGGTGAGCATGTCCAGGCCGGTGTGGGCGACGACCATGACGTCGGCCTCGGGCGCGTTCTCCCTGATGGCGGCCACCCCGCGCGAGCGCGCCTCGAGCACCCAGGGGCGCGAGGCGACCCGGTCCGCGCGGGCGTGCTCGCCGCGCGCCCGCAGACGCTCCACGAGGCCCTCGTGCCGGTCGGGCGCCCAGTTGCGCCCCTCGGGGAAGATCAGCATCGCGTCCTTGTCCGACAACGTCGACGCGAGCTCGGCGACCCCGCGGGAACGGTCGTCGCCGGCACCGGAGCGCGAGGGGACGAAGTAGGAGTCCAGACGCTGCAGCACCATCGCGATGCCCGGGTCCCACAGCATGACGTCGGCGAGGACGATCCGCGGGATCCGCCCGGCCGTGGACGCGAGCAGCCACGCGATCGCGAGGGAGTCGGCGGGGCCGGCATGCCGGGAGATCACCACCAGCGGGTGACCCGGGCGACCAACCGTGATGATCCCCTCGACGTCGACTTTGAAGCCGACGACCTTGCCGGCGGTGAACATGATGTTGTTCAGTGCCTGGCGGATCAGGGCGAGGTGGTCCTCGTCCCACGTCGGGCTGTTTCCCCGCGGCGAGCGCAGCCGCAGGTACCAGCACTCGACGACGAGCCCGATGTCCTCCCACATGACGTACAGCGCGAGGAAGAGGCACCGCAGCAGGGCAAGGTGGCGGTCCCACGGCCACAGCAGGAGCATGAAGGGCGCGACGACGACGAAGACGAGCGAGAAGAAGATCCCGACGAAGGGGACGATCGCCTGCAGGACCAGACGCAACCAGTACGGCGGCGCCGGGAGCGAAGGGAGCGAGGTGATCTTCACGAGGTGGTTCCCTCCAGGTAGGCACTCGCGGCATCGAAGGAACGCATCATCCGGTCCTCGACCGCGGCCACCGATCCCTGGCCGAGCGCGGCCGTCGGTGTGCGGTCGATCCCGCTGGGCAGCACGTGCAGCCGCACGTGGTCGGGGACCTCGGCGATCTCCTCGACGAAGCGGTGGCGGCGAGCGATCTCGAAGGCGACGAGACCGACGTCCAGCGGGTTGCGCGGCACGCTCAGTGGCTGCTCGACCCGACCGACCTGGAGCACGTGGATCCGCGTGGCGCCCAGGGCGATCGCCCGTCCGACGGGGATGGAGTGGACGAGGCCGCCGTCGTAGTAGTGGGCACCGTCGATCTCCACCGGGGCGAAGAGTCCGGGCACCGCGCAACTGGCGGCGACGGCCTGCGCGAGAGGGCCCGCGGTGAACCAGCGTGACGCGGAGCCCTCGATCTCCGCGGCGACGCACTGGAAGGGGACGGCGAGCTGCTCGAAGGTCTCCACACGCAGGTGTGTGTCGACGAGGTCGGGGATCAACCCCCTTCGCATCACGTGGGTGCCGTACCTGGCGAAGCGGGCCGCCCGGCGAACCGGGCTCTCGCTCATCTCCCCCGAGCGGACGACGTCGCGCCACAGCTCCTCGAGCCGGGCCACGCCCTGCGCCGTCGGGTCCGCCGCGACGAAGGCACCGTTGACCGCACCGATGCTCGTCCCGACGACGAGGTCCGGCGTGATGTCAGCGGCCAGGAGCGCCTGGAGCATCCCCACCTGGGTGGCCCCGAAAACGCCCCCGCCACCGAGGACGAAGGCGGTCGTGGGCATGGTCGCCAGATTACTGGCCGTCATCGACTTCAGTTGCGCCCGCTCTCCCGAGGGTCTCCCGCCCCCAGTCGGATGACGTCGACACCGACGTCCAGCGTCGAGCCGCTGCCCTCGGAGAAGACGATGCCCTTCAGCGGCGAGACGTCGCGGAAGTCGCGGCCCCAGCCGGTGACGATGTAGCGGGAGTCGGCGAAGTGGTTGTTCGTCGGGTCCAGGTCCACCCAATCGCCCTCCGGCGTCATCGCCGCCGCCCAGGCGTGCGACGCGTCGGAACCCTCGAGCTTGACCTCACCGGGCGGGGGCCGTGTCTCGATGTACCCCGAGACGTAGCGACCGGGGATCCCGACGGCCCGCAGGCACCCGACGGCGAGGTGGGCGAAGTCCTGGCAGACGCCCGCACGACCCTCGAGCAGCTCCGGAAGGGTCGTCTTCACGCTCGTGGCGCCCTTGGCGTAGGCGAAGTCACGGTAGATGTCGGCGTAGAGCGCCACGAGGGCACTGCCGAAGGGACGGTCGGGCGGCAGGATCCCCACCGCGTAGGCGATGACCTCCGGGGCGATGTCCACCAGCGAGGAGGGCAGCCGGTACTGCGCCGCCTCGGCCCGGTCGATGCCCTCGCCGTCGGCGATCGCCGCGGCGGCCTCGGCGACGGTCCACGCGTCGAGCCGGCCCATGTCCGGCGCCGGCCAGTCGATCTCCGCGATGCTGCGCTTGGACACCTCCAGGACCGTGTGCGGGGTGCGCACCTGAAAGAAGCTCGAGTGGTTGCCGAAGTGGTCGACGTGCTCGGTGTGGATGTGCGGCTCGGGCACGATCTCCACGTCGTGCTCGATGATGCGCTGCTGCGGCGTGTCCCTGGGGCGCAGCATCGCCCGACCGTACGAGTCGGTGACGTATTCTTGGTAGGTGTAGGTCGTGCGGTGGCGCACCTCGTAGCGACGCCGGGTGTGGTGCGCCGGTGTGATCGTCGGCCCGGGACCGCTCGTGGTCGGCTCGGGAGCGGGCGGACGATCGGGTGTCGAGCTCACCAGGACCCCTCCCCGCTGCTCCACTGCGTCCACTGGATCGCGCGGCCGGCCGCCTTGCGCTGGAAGTAGGTCTCATCCAGGGTCCGGTGCACCTGCCGCAGGTCGGCACCGAGGCCGGTGAGTGAGCGCGACAGGGGCATGCGCCCGTCGGCGAAGAGCTCGTCGAGGTCGAGCCCGTCGATGCGCTCGGCGAGCTCGCGGACCCACGGAAGCACCCGCTCGTCCTCCAGCAGCTCGAGGTCCTCGACCAGCCGGCTCACCTGGAAGCCGACCGAGCGCGGGTTGGACCCGTCGCGCAGCAGCAGGTCGACGGCGGCCTGCAGCGGGGACAACCCGCCGAGACCACTGGTGAGCCGGCGTCGGTAGGTGATCACCGACTCCGCGGCCAGCAGCGCCGCCTCGGTCGTCGTGCCCTCGACGACCGGGGCGCGTTCGACCGCGAGGACCGAGGTGACCAGACGGATCGTCTGCTGGGCCCGCTCGACCCGCTTGCCCGCATCCGCGAAGGCCCAGGTGGGGTCACGGGTGAGGGACTCCACGCCGATGCCGGCGAGCGCGAGGAGTCCCTCGATGGTCTCCATGAGCAGCTCTTGCAGGTCGTCGTCGGGGACGGCGTGCCGCAGGGTGCGCTCGAGGCGGGACATCACCAGCCAGGTGTCGACCGAGAGGGTCTCGCGCACGGCCTGGGCGGCGATGACGGCGTGGTGGGTGCTGTAGGCGACCGAGCCGACGACCCGCGGGTCGAGGGTGAGGGCACGCAGGTGCGGCAGCGGGTCATCGCGTCGCTCGCGGGCGTCCTCACCCACGAGTGCGGGCCGGGGGGCCACGACGGCCGTGACGGCCTCGAGCACGGCGAGCATCGCGGTGTGGCCGGTCGTGCCGGGACGGGCGGCGTGGTCGTCGACGAGGTTGTCGGCCACGCGCAGCAGACGGGCGCCGAACTCGGCGCGCTCGGCGTACCGACCCATCCAGTACAGGTCCGCCGCGACCCGCGGCGGTGGCGCTGCGGAGGCGAGGGCGGCTGCCCCGGCGAACGGGCTGGGGACGGCCAGACCCTCCCCCTCGTCATCCGCGAGGGAGTCGTCCCGGACCCACACGTCCTTGCTCATCGCGCCGGTGAGGCTGGAGATGGCTCCGGAGTCAGGGCGCACGGCGACGCGGCCCAGACCGCCGGGCAGGACGGCGTAGTCGTCCTCGTCGGCCACGGCGAAGGTACGCAGCACCACGTGGCGCGGCTCCAGCCCGCCGGCGGTGACGACCGGGGCGCTCGACATCGTCAGCGGGTCCTGGGCGGTCCACTTCCACGGCTCCGCCTGGATGCGCCGGGCCAGGTCCTCGCGCTCGTCGGCGGTGATCTCCCAGCCGAAGACCGCGTTGCCCCCGTTGGTGCCGTCGCCGCGCGAGGCGGGCTTGACCACGAGGCTGGAGAGGTTGGCCATGATGTGGCTGAGGTGCGTCGGCTCGCCGGCCCACCACGTCGTCGTCGACTGCAGGGTCAGGTCCTCGTCGAGCAGGTACCGGCAGATCGCCGGGAGGTAGGGGATCAGGGCCGGGTTCTCCAGGACTCCCGAGGAGATCGGGTTGACCAGGGACACGTGGCCCAGACGGGCGGCCTCGACCATGCCGGGCAGGCCCAGGCGCGAGTCCCCGCGCAGGTCGAGCTGGTCGATGGCGCCACCGTCGACCCGTCGCATGATCACGTCGACCGGGGAGAGGCCGCTGGTCGTGCGCATCCAGATCCGGCCGTCGCGGCTGACGAGGTCGTCGGCCTCGACGACGGGTACACCCAGGACGGTCGACTGCAGCGCCTCGTCGTAGGCGGCGTCGCTGAGCGCTCCCGGGGTGAGGATGACGATGCGCGGGACGTCGTCGGTCGGCGGCGCGGTGGCCATGAGTGCCTTGTGCACCTGGTAGAAG from Janibacter cremeus includes these protein-coding regions:
- a CDS encoding 1-acyl-sn-glycerol-3-phosphate acyltransferase; this translates as MKITSLPSLPAPPYWLRLVLQAIVPFVGIFFSLVFVVVAPFMLLLWPWDRHLALLRCLFLALYVMWEDIGLVVECWYLRLRSPRGNSPTWDEDHLALIRQALNNIMFTAGKVVGFKVDVEGIITVGRPGHPLVVISRHAGPADSLAIAWLLASTAGRIPRIVLADVMLWDPGIAMVLQRLDSYFVPSRSGAGDDRSRGVAELASTLSDKDAMLIFPEGRNWAPDRHEGLVERLRARGEHARADRVASRPWVLEARSRGVAAIRENAPEADVMVVAHTGLDMLTGPGPVIRAVPFRNRLLFRGITYRSEDVPTDPDEVASWLDAEWDEVNGWVDAHVRQREQS
- a CDS encoding patatin-like phospholipase family protein produces the protein MPTTAFVLGGGGVFGATQVGMLQALLAADITPDLVVGTSIGAVNGAFVAADPTAQGVARLEELWRDVVRSGEMSESPVRRAARFARYGTHVMRRGLIPDLVDTHLRVETFEQLAVPFQCVAAEIEGSASRWFTAGPLAQAVAASCAVPGLFAPVEIDGAHYYDGGLVHSIPVGRAIALGATRIHVLQVGRVEQPLSVPRNPLDVGLVAFEIARRHRFVEEIAEVPDHVRLHVLPSGIDRTPTAALGQGSVAAVEDRMMRSFDAASAYLEGTTS
- a CDS encoding transglutaminase N-terminal domain-containing protein is translated as MSSTPDRPPAPEPTTSGPGPTITPAHHTRRRYEVRHRTTYTYQEYVTDSYGRAMLRPRDTPQQRIIEHDVEIVPEPHIHTEHVDHFGNHSSFFQVRTPHTVLEVSKRSIAEIDWPAPDMGRLDAWTVAEAAAAIADGEGIDRAEAAQYRLPSSLVDIAPEVIAYAVGILPPDRPFGSALVALYADIYRDFAYAKGATSVKTTLPELLEGRAGVCQDFAHLAVGCLRAVGIPGRYVSGYIETRPPPGEVKLEGSDASHAWAAAMTPEGDWVDLDPTNNHFADSRYIVTGWGRDFRDVSPLKGIVFSEGSGSTLDVGVDVIRLGAGDPRESGRN
- a CDS encoding circularly permuted type 2 ATP-grasp protein, with the protein product MSAPSFGDLELPSPLDEYRDEVTQTEGIDEVVTLDGVREAAEPLAGAIDAGGLTGMLAARAASRRFVEDEGITYGAGILSEGSDPPEGRAVPTEPRTWELDPLPLTLGATEWGRLEQGVRQRAALMDGILTDLTGEQRLVRAGILPGSAVYGHEGWLPQADGIRLPGPRQLVMPAMDLARDGTGTWRVFADRTQAPSGAGYALANRRITARVLPDLHRQVDLARLRAFFYQVHKALMATAPPTDDVPRIVILTPGALSDAAYDEALQSTVLGVPVVEADDLVSRDGRIWMRTTSGLSPVDVIMRRVDGGAIDQLDLRGDSRLGLPGMVEAARLGHVSLVNPISSGVLENPALIPYLPAICRYLLDEDLTLQSTTTWWAGEPTHLSHIMANLSSLVVKPASRGDGTNGGNAVFGWEITADEREDLARRIQAEPWKWTAQDPLTMSSAPVVTAGGLEPRHVVLRTFAVADEDDYAVLPGGLGRVAVRPDSGAISSLTGAMSKDVWVRDDSLADDEGEGLAVPSPFAGAAALASAAPPPRVAADLYWMGRYAERAEFGARLLRVADNLVDDHAARPGTTGHTAMLAVLEAVTAVVAPRPALVGEDARERRDDPLPHLRALTLDPRVVGSVAYSTHHAVIAAQAVRETLSVDTWLVMSRLERTLRHAVPDDDLQELLMETIEGLLALAGIGVESLTRDPTWAFADAGKRVERAQQTIRLVTSVLAVERAPVVEGTTTEAALLAAESVITYRRRLTSGLGGLSPLQAAVDLLLRDGSNPRSVGFQVSRLVEDLELLEDERVLPWVRELAERIDGLDLDELFADGRMPLSRSLTGLGADLRQVHRTLDETYFQRKAAGRAIQWTQWSSGEGSW